The Bacillus sp. B-jedd sequence TATGAAAAATGTTAATATATCAAACTCCGCATTCGTCAGCTGTAACTCTTTCTCTTTTAATATCATAGACCGTTTTTCCATATTCATTTTAAGATCACGCCATCTTATTTCCGCTGACTGCTCCGGGTGAGAACTTGCTTTTCGTAATTGGACTTCGACTCGGGCCACCACTTCCTCCTGATGAAACGGTTTGGTAATATAATCATCCGCACCCAGTTTCAATACATGCACTTTATTCTCAAGATCGACTTTGGCTGAAATGACAATAATCGGAATAGAACTCTTTTCTCTGATTTCTTTTAGTAGTTCCTCCCCACTTTTGCCCGGCAGCATCAAATCCAATAAAATTAAATCAAACGTATTATTTTGCAGCTGCAACAAACCTTCTGTACCCGAATAAGCTGCGACCGATTCCAAATGCGATTTTGCTAAAATTACCCTCAGTAACCTACTAATCTCTTGATCGTCTTCAATAATTAAAATGCGCTTATCTTCATACATAACTATCACCCATTTTAGAGTTTTTACTATTAATATTAATTATATCTAATTATAGCCTAGTAACTACTTAGGTATAGCTGTTGTTTATCTTACATTAATAGAGTACTTATCCCTAGTTGGAAAGCGGTTGGGACAAATGAAACATAGTCCAAAACAATCAAGAAAATTAGCCATGG is a genomic window containing:
- a CDS encoding response regulator transcription factor, with amino-acid sequence MYEDKRILIIEDDQEISRLLRVILAKSHLESVAAYSGTEGLLQLQNNTFDLILLDLMLPGKSGEELLKEIREKSSIPIIVISAKVDLENKVHVLKLGADDYITKPFHQEEVVARVEVQLRKASSHPEQSAEIRWRDLKMNMEKRSMILKEKELQLTNAEFDILTFFINNPERALSKKEIYESIWNGTYYGDDNTISVHVSNLRRKISELTAEEYIKTIWGVGFMLV